From Populus trichocarpa isolate Nisqually-1 chromosome 19, P.trichocarpa_v4.1, whole genome shotgun sequence, a single genomic window includes:
- the LOC18108185 gene encoding probable methyltransferase TCM_000331 isoform X7, translated as MVVESVLCMNPGDGETSYAKNSFFQKAVLSKARPILEDTIKDMFSTALPTCFKLADLGCSSGPNTLLFVSEIMDVVYELCQQQNCKLPEFQVFLNDLPGNDFNTVFKSLPFFYEKFGEEKGDLYGQRCYISGVPGSFYHRLFPSKSLHFFHSSCSLHWLSKVPEGISNNKGNIYMAKASPLNVFKAYLEQFQKDFSLFLRLRSEEIIQGGRVVFTFISRSTEDPRSNDCCLIWELLAKSLLDLAAKGLVLEADIDTFNLPFYHPYEGEVREIIEMEGSFDINKLETFAINWDANDDITNNNFVFDKDQCGRNVANIIRAAAEPMLVSHFGDDITDELFKRYAEYVGEHLCVEKTKHINIVLTMTKKE; from the exons ATGGTGGTGGAAAGCGTTCTTTGCATGAATCCAGGAGATGGTGAAACCAGCTACGCCAAGAATTCATTCTttcaa AAAGCAGTGCTATCAAAAGCTAGGCCAATCCTAGAAGATACCATCAAGGACATGTTCAGCACCGCCCTTCCCACTTGCTTCAAACTAGCAGACTTGGGCTGCTCTTCAGGACCCAATACTCTCTTGTTCGTTTCTGAAATCATGGACGTCGTTTATGAGCTTTGCCAACAACAGAACTGTAAACTGCCCGAATTTCAGGTGTTTCTGAATGACCTTCCAGGGAATGATTTCAATACTGTTTTCAAGTCGCTGCCATTTTTCTACGAGAAGTTcggagaagaaaagggagacTTGTATGGACAGCGCTGTTACATATCAGGAGTACCTGGTTCTTTCTATCACAGGCTCTTCCCAAGCAAGAGTTTGCATTTCTTTCATTCCTCTTGCAGCCTACACTGGCTTTCTAAG GTGCCAGAAGGTATATCAAATAACAAAGGGAACATATACATGGCAAAGGCAAGTCCTCTTAATGTATTTAAAGCTTACCTGGAGCAATTCCAGAAGGATTTCTCCTTGTTTCTACGCTTACGCTCAGAGGAAATAATACAAGGAGGACGTGTAGTTTTTACATTCATCAGCAGGAGTACTGAAGATCCAAGAAGCAATGATTGCTGTCTTATATGGGAGCTGCTAGCAAAGTCACTGCTAGACTTGGCAGCAAAG GGACTTGTTTTAGAGGCCGATATCGATACCTTCAATCTGCCATTCTATCATCCTTACGAAGGAGAAGTGAGGGAAATTATCGAAATGGAGGGGTCATTCGATATTAATAAGCTAGAAACTTTTGCCATTAACTGGGATGCTAATGATGATATCACCAACAACAATTTTGTGTTTGACAAGGACCAATGTGGACGAAATGTGGCAAATATTATAAGAGCTGCTGCAGAACCGATGTTGGTTAGTCATTTTGGAGATGATATAACGGATGAATTGTTCAAGAGGTACGCAGAGTATGTAG